CTTGAGCTTGGGCATGTGCTCCCGGTACCAGGTCTCGGACAGCATCACTTCCTGAATAAGGTCCGGGCCGTAGTTTTGCCGGGCGACCTCGGCCAGGTACTGGCCGTTGCCGCGCGCATCGAGCGCGCCCCCGGAGAAACGCGGCAGCCGGTCGCACAGGTAGAAAAGCGCCTGCTCCTGTTGCCGAAACGGGCAATTTCGCAGTTCCAGGACAACCGGCGTGACCAGCTCAAGCGAGGTCATCTCCAAAAGCGGCCAATCCACGGACAAGTCGCCCGTGCGGCCGAAGTCCTCGCCCAGGTACGACCGGACGTCCTTGGGCAGGTTGGCCAGGATCGGCCCCAGCTCGGCGTCCAGCCAGTCCCGCATCTCGCGGTGTCGCCGGTCCTCGGGCCAGTCCACGAAATCCGCAGCCGGAGGGGTCCACCGCAGCACCGGGATGGCCTGGGACATGCAGCTTTCGATCATGGCCCGGGTCAAGTACGTGCCCGATCCCTGGGAGGGGATGCAGAAAAGCTCTTCGTCCGCGCCGTCGCCGTACAGGTCGATCAGGCCCTGACGCCAGGATGCCTCGGCCTCGGGAGACCACAAAAGCCCACGCACCTGGCAGATGCGGCGGTACAGGCCCTCGCCCAGGGCATCGTCCAGCGTGACCCGATGCAGGCTGTACGGATACTTTCCGGCCCGGATGTCCAGGATATAGGTGTTGAAGGGGTTCGTTTCGCCATTGTGCGTGGAGATGACCTCCACGGACCCGCCCCACATGGTCAGGGCGATGGCCGCCTTCAAGAGTTCTTCCAGATCCTCGCAAAAGGCCGCTTCGTCGATGACAATGCGGCCTTTCTTGGACCGCAGGTTCTTGGGCTTGCTTGACAAGGCCGTTACCGCATGCCCGGAGGCGAAGCGTACCCGGTAGGCCAGGATGTCCTTTTCATCCTCCAGGACGACCTCCTCGAATTCCCCGGCTGCGATGTTCAGGCGCTTGGCCCACCCGGCCGTGTCCTTGACGTAGGTCTCGGTCATCTCCTTGTTGTAGGAGATGTAATAGGTGTTCATGCCGCCGTCCGCTTCGCGCAAGCCCGCCAGCATGGAGGATTCCGACGCGTCGCCGTAGGACAGGCCGACACGGCGCGACTTCACGCAGAACTTGACCGGGGATTTGTCCTGGTTCCAGCGGACCTGATACAGCAAAAGCGGCGCGTTGCTCATTCCTGGCCCCCGAGAATGGCCCGAATCCGATCCGCCGTGGCAGCGGTCAGGCCGCGATCCTTCCTGGCCTCGTCCGTCTCCGGAACGGCCTGGGCGCGCATGTCTTTCAGCAGATCGAGCACCGTCTTGATTTCCTTCAGCGCCGTCAGCGTCACCTTGTCCGGGCTGGCCAGGAGGGCGGAAAGCCGTATCCCGACCGCCTCTTCCAGGGCGGCCACGGCGTCGGCTTCGCTCGTGATCTCGCGCAAGGGGGGACTGGCGGGCGGCGTGGACTCGGCGCGCTTGTCCGCCAGCTCCATGGCCTTGAGCGCCACCTCTTCCATCTTGGCCACGGCAAAGGCGTCCATGGCTTGGAGGGAGCCCAGGCAGTTGTTGATGAGCTTGGCGCGAAGCCGGATGGTGTCCGTGCGAATGGCGGACAGGGCCTGGCGTATCTCCTCGCGCTTGGCCTGCCAGCCGTACCGCTCGGCCCAGCGTTTGACCGTGGACACGGCCACGCCCGCCCGGACGGCCGTGTCGTCAAAGGTCAGGCCGTCCACGCAGTACAGTTCTTCGGCCCGGCCGACGACCTCCATGGGATGTTCGCGGCCCACGGATCAACCTCCGAGGATGCGGTCGATCTCGGCGATCTGGGCCAACTGGCCCCGCAATTCGCCGTGGGCGGCGGCCAGATCCACGGCCTGGGAGGCGATCAGTTCCCCGGGCAGGTGCTCCGGCGAGACGGTGGGGTCCAGGGCGTCACGCAGGGACCGCACCAGGCCGCGCACCCGCAGACGCTGCGCCTCGGCCGCAAGCTCCAGCTCCCGACGACGGCCCTTGAATTTCAGCATTTCAGACACGTTTGCCTCCGGCTACAACGGACCTTTCAGGGGGGAATCGCCCTTGGCCAGACGGGTGGCCGGGCAGAACTGGTTGGTGCAGACCGCGTCCGTGAGTTTCTGCATGACCTGGGTGTTGAGCACCACGGTATCCTGCAAGGAATCCGCGATCTTCTCGTAGCTCTCGACCAGCTTCACGTTGTCTCGGTAGAAGGCCGCCACGGCCTTGAGGTCGTCGCCATAGGCCTTGAGCACCTTGTGCATGTCCTCGCGGTACTGCGACAGGGCCTCCTGGCGCTTACGCTCGTTCTCGGTGCGCTTGCGCTCGTTGAGCCACCAGAAGCAGATGACCAGGCACACCAGCCCGAACGGCGTCAGGCCGAACCCCAGAACCAGATACAAGACCACCGTGGCGTCCACGCTGGCCAAGGCCTTGATGATCACTGCAATCGTGGCCTGATCCATTACCGGTCTCCCTCCTTGGAATATGGGGCCAGCCGCCAGGGCCGGGGCAGCAGAAAGCGCAGGCCTCCGGGCGAGAGCACCGTGAACTGGGGCGGGATCACCCCCGCCTCGACCAGGATGTAGGTTCCCGCCTGGGAGCAGACCGGCCGCCGCATGGTCATGCGCACCGTGCGCCAAGCCAGGGCCAAAAGCGTCCGGAATCCATATCCAAGGCGGGCGCTTATGAGATTCAGAGCCAACTGTTTTGCCGCCTCGGCCTGATCCGGCGTCAGGTCCAGGGGGTGGATAAGGATCTCGCCGTCGTAGGCATGGAAGCGCCGTGAGGCCCGGGACAGGACGAAGCCGTCGATCATGGCCTCGGCCAGGAACAGGCTGCCGTACAAACGCAGCCCGATGCTGGTATGCGACCCGCCCGGGGCGAAATGCCGGATGGCCCGGGACAACGGCGAGTCACCGATCCAGGTGACCACGAACACGTCAAGCGTCGGCCGCAGGGCGGCGTAGGTGATGTCCCCGAGCGTTTCGGGATACGGCGGCTGCTTACTCATCCTTGACCCACACCTGCCCGCTGTCCGTCAGGGCCTGGGCGATGATGTACACGGCCGCCACTCCGGCGATCAGGCCCTGGGTCAGAGGCGACAGATTGAGTCCCGCCAGGTTGTCCACCACAAGCGTGGTCACGGCGCCCACCATGGTCCACAGCTTGCGGGACCGCAGCCGTCCGGACGTGGTTCTGGCCAGGATCGCGGTCAGCACGTCTCCCCGGGATTCCAGACCGGGTCCGGCCTCGGGCACGGGATGGGGCGATGCCGCCATGCGAGGGGCGGGCGGCTGGGCCGGTTCGGCGGCCTGGGCCCGGGTTGTCTGCTCGGGCGTGGGCTGGTCGGCCGGAGGCTGTTCCGCGAGCCCGGTAGGGCCGGACGTGGCCGGGGCCAGGGCCTGGACCAGGGCGCTCAGGGCCGCCGCCACCTGCGGCGGCACGGCCGTCGGCGGGATTTGGTTTTGGGGCTGTTCAGGCATGGCGCTTCTCCTATTCCGGCCAGACGTTGCCCGGGATCAGGGCCAGGATCTTGTCCGGGTACGGGCTGGCGAGATTGTCCTTGTTGCCCGGGCCGCCGTTATAGGCCCGCATGACCGTGGGCCAGCCGCCCTCGGCCAGGTGTTTGTCCGCCAACCGCCGCAGATAGCGGCAGCCCCATTCCAGGCCGACAACGGGGGTGCAAAGCTCCGGAAACCAGCCACGAAATCCGTTGCAGCGGGCCGTCTCGCCCATGACCTGCATGAGCCCCCACGAGGTGGCCCGGCCGATGCGCTCGGTTTCATGAGAGCAATGCTCCGGGCAGTAGTTCATCTCCCTGCCCTTGATGTATTTGTCATAAAATGTTGGCTCAAACCGGATGGCATGCGTGATGCCCCCGACCGACTCGTGCAGCACCATGGCCCGCACGATGTCCTCAGGGAGCTGGTAGCTGGCGGCCATCGTCACGATCAGTTCGTCCTGGTTCGGGGCAGACGGCGCGGGGAGTTCCGCCGGGGTAACGACAGGGAGCGGCCGCCGAGCCTCCAAAGCCTGGTTCAACATCGCCACAAGTTCTTCAAAGGTGATGGACATATTCCCTCCTACCGCTTGGCCAGGATGGCGTTGCCGTAAAAATTGACGGCCCAGAAACAGGCGTCCACCATGTCCTGGCGACAGAGGTACACCGTCGAGAGCGCCAGACTGACCAATGCAAACGACAGATGCATGTTCCGCATGGCTTGGCCGACTTCCGACGCCGCAATTTTGCGGAGTCCCCCCATGTGTCCGCGCTGCATGGGCCTAGCTCCCGGCCACCGCGCCGACGCCGTACGTGAGGAGCCGCAGGGCGGCCTGGCCCACAAGTGGCCGCATGGTCTGCCACACGGTGTCGGCCGCGCCGGTTCGTCCGGCCGCGAGCTGCTCGCGGATGGTGGCCAGTCCCATGCGCAGTTCGGCCAGATAGCCGCCCACGGCCGCGTCAATGGCGTCGGCCTTTTCCGGCGCAATGGCCTTGGCCACGGCCACGTCGGCCGAAAGCCTGGCCAGGGAGGCATCGAGCCATTCCAGTCCGGCCTGGGCCTGTTCGGCGCTCAGGCCGCCGGAGGCGGGGTCGGAGGACGTGGGCAGAACGGCGCAGGATGAAAGGGTCAGGATAACGGCCAGGAGGCAGGCGGAAAAGATCAACGGGAGTTTCTTCATGGCGGCCTCGCACGGTTGCGGTTGCCCCGGGATGTCCCCACCGGGGCGGCCGTGGGGCATGTTTCACGGCCGCCCGAGGCAGGGACGCTAGCCAGTGGGGGCGCACGGCATGGCCGCACAAGTAGTACGGGCGGGGGCGAGGCAGTGAGCGGGGGGTGCGTGGGCGTGCGCGGAGTTTCAGGCAAAACCGGCCCGCCTTTTGCGGAGGCGGGCCGGTCTGGCGGGCGGTTTAACTCACGGAACGTCGGCCGATTTTTGGCCCTTCCGGCTTGGGCAGGCCGCGAAGGCGCTGCCGCTTCAGGTTGTGGGCGGCCTGGGCCGTGGCCTCCTCGATAAGCGAGGCCAAGAGCGACAGCCCCTGCACGCCCCGGGGCGAGAACACCAGCCCCTGGTCCATGGAAAGCCCCATGGTGGCCTCGCGCAGAAACGCGGCCAGGGAGCCGACCCGCTCCACGATCTCGCCGGGCGCATCGTCCGGGGTGGCCAGGACGCTTAATGTCACGCGCATGGCTAACGCCCTCTCTCGGACTGGCGCGCTGCGCCCCGGCGGGGCGGCTCCTGAACCAGACCCATCCTGCGGGCCGCGCCGATGTCCCGGCGCACGGCGCTGTCCGACCGCTCCACCAGCTTGCCGATCTCCACGCTGGAAAGCCCCAGGCCCTTGTAGCGGACCACCTTTCGCAACATGGCCGCCCGTTCCGGGGTCACGGCCAAGGCCGCCCGCGCCCCCTCGGCCAGGGCCTCGGTGCGGGCGTTTTCCAGCGCCGCGCGCTCCAAGGCGTTGAAGGCGTTGATGTACTTGAGCTTCCATTCCATGGCCCGCTGGCTGGACCAGCCCATGACCAGGAGCGTGAAGGCGTCGCGGGTGAGGAGGTAGGCGCGGTCCTTCCTCATCCCGCCGGACGCGGGAACAACGACCTCGGCCTCTGTGGGCTCAAAGTTGAGCCGACAAAATGATTCCGGTAGCTTACGGGTCAAATCGTCGATGTCCCGCAGCACGTTCTTGTGTTTCAGCCCGAAATGCTGGGCCAGTTCCACGGATCGGACGGCTGGGCGCTCTCCGGGCAGGAATTCCACGGTCACCGGGACGGAAGGGGTTTGGGGTTGGGACATGATGCGCCTCCATAGGGTTGGGATTTAGAAATAAAAAAGGCGACATGACGCTCCCCAGCCCTATGAGCTGCCGGGGCCTCGCGGACACCCGGACGTCATGCCGCCGATTCGTGCCGCCCCAAAAATGGGGCCGCTAAGGCGACCAAAACAAAAAGCCCGCTCTTTCGCGCCGGATGGGAACCGGAGCAGAGGCGGCAGGACGCCTCATAGGGTTGGGACTTTCCGGTTATGATGCTGGGCGGCGAAAGTCAAGCTTTCCAGTCCCAATGTGTTGACGAATATCTTTCCGTCTCTTAACCTGTGCACAGAGTTGGCATTATTTACAAACCTGACCGAGCATGCAGCCATGAGTGAACCACACGATACACCCTCCTCCCAAGGCGACGAAATACGATGTCCGAACTGCGGCGTCTCCTTTCGGCTTGACGACCTGAAAAGACAGTTGGCTCAAGGGAAATTCGCCTGTCCCGTCTGCGGCAGCGGCTTCACGCAACCAAAAACCGCCAACCGGAAGATTCTACTGGCGGCAGCAGGGCTTGTGCTTCTGATCATTGCATTGGCGATCATTAAAAATACCTCTTTTTACGTCGTGCAGAAGCCGCCTGTCGCTCCATCCACTCCAGTGATTCCCGTTCCGATTCCTGTCGCACAACCTGAAAAAGCACAACCAAAACGTCATATTGATGCTGTGCCACCTGTCGTTATCCCCAAAAAACCACTAGACATTGCCATCGTCCCGGTGGCGAAAGGGATTTGGCTTAACAGGTTCAACGAATACAAGCCAAAATCCCCAGAGTACTCTTTCTCTGTGAAAAATACAGGAGCTGTCCCTCTTGATAGAGTTGTCGTAATCTGCAAAATGACGTCAGTTCAACATAATACCATTTTGTGTGACCACTATATTTCTGTTGACAAGCTAAAACCAGGTGAAACATCTACCATTCATCGGGTTACAATTTCGGGGCGTGACCTTTTTACATTACTCGGGAACAAGCCAATCGACTTCGATATCAGAGTTGAAGTTGGCGTTCGTAGTGATGGTGAATTTATAGTATACCGAACCGACTATTACGAATCCTCAATGTTTCAGTAAGTCCCTGTTGCGTTGTCGCCCTCCCGCCTTTCAGCCTCCTGCCGCACGCTGGCCGACGTGATCCGCGTGGGCGGGTCGGGATGCCGCGTCAACCGCCCCTCTTCCAGCAGGTTATAGACGCTACGGGTGCTCACGTTCAGGACGAATTCGGCTTCCGGCACGGTCAAAAACAACTTCTTGTCCAGAAGCTCCCGGGCGCTCACCGCAGGCAGTTCCGCGAAGCACAACCGCTTGGCCCGGCCGGAAACGGGCAATGTCAATTCAAACCCCATCGCGTCGGCCACCACGCAGCCCCGGGAGCAACCCAGGCAAATTTTTTTCGCCTCGCGCGTGAACCATTTGGCCCGCTTGGGCCGCAGG
Above is a genomic segment from Desulfolutivibrio sulfodismutans DSM 3696 containing:
- a CDS encoding transglycosylase SLT domain-containing protein, which produces MSITFEELVAMLNQALEARRPLPVVTPAELPAPSAPNQDELIVTMAASYQLPEDIVRAMVLHESVGGITHAIRFEPTFYDKYIKGREMNYCPEHCSHETERIGRATSWGLMQVMGETARCNGFRGWFPELCTPVVGLEWGCRYLRRLADKHLAEGGWPTVMRAYNGGPGNKDNLASPYPDKILALIPGNVWPE
- a CDS encoding Rha family transcriptional regulator; protein product: MSQPQTPSVPVTVEFLPGERPAVRSVELAQHFGLKHKNVLRDIDDLTRKLPESFCRLNFEPTEAEVVVPASGGMRKDRAYLLTRDAFTLLVMGWSSQRAMEWKLKYINAFNALERAALENARTEALAEGARAALAVTPERAAMLRKVVRYKGLGLSSVEIGKLVERSDSAVRRDIGAARRMGLVQEPPRRGAARQSERGR